GAAAGCGAGACGGGTACGAGTCTGCCCATCTAGCGGATTCGCTGCGCGGCCGTCCGAACAGAGTTCCGATTACCCGGGTGTCCTTGCTGGCCAGGCTTTTTGAGCAGCCCGGCACCCACCCGCGCCGTCTGTGCATCCGGCGCCTCCCGGCGCAGGATGCCGCGGCGCCAACGCTGCGCTGATCCGCGTACGCCGCTAAGGGCAGGTGACGGTGATCTCGAAGGGCTTGGTGATCTGCTCTGCCGGATTGGCCTCACTGGACCCTGAAGCCACGCCGGAGATCTTGTAGGTGTTGCCTTCCTTGGTGGCGGTCGCGCTATTGCCCGGAACACCCTCGGTGAAGCTCATGACCACGCCGTCGACAGTGCCGAGTCCCACGTTGTGGACCGCCGAAGCGTCGGGCTCGAGACCGACGATGATTCCGGTGGCCATGTCGCCCACGGCGATCGAGAACTTGCCGTCATTCGTTGCGCACACCACCTGGCCCTGTACGTTCGCCGGGTTGCCGTCGACGGTGACACTGACGGGCGATGACGCACCGGCCCCTGCGGGAGGTGGGGGCGTGATGTTCGGAAGCCCGTCTTTGAGGGTGTCGAACTGAAGCTGACCGACCGACTGCACAAAATCCGGCGGCACTGGGTTGAGATCACCTGGGGCACTTTCAAACTGGAGCGTCACAACGGCGTTCTGCTCTTGGAACAGCAGCACCGTGACCGCGCTTGTGCCGTCCGGGGACGTGCCAGCGACCAGCAGCCCGTCGGAACCGATCGGTGACGGTACTGCATCACCCACCACTGTGGTGGTCGGCAGAGTTTCTGCGGTCTTGCCCAGGGCAGCCGCGGCCTCGGCCGGATCGGCGAACACGGTGATGGTGTCGCCGATCATCGCGGTGTTGCTCTCGTTGTGGAAGATCGTTGCGATGCCGTTCATTCCGTCCGGGTTGTTCATCGGTTCATCGGCGATGAACGGTTCGGGTGCGTCGATGTCTTCGGCGGAGATGAGCAGCGCGCTGTAGTCATTCGCCGCGGGCTCCGCGGCGGTCGTCGTCGCCGGCGCGCTCGACGTACTGGTTGCCGATGTGGACGAACTCGAGGTTGCCGCTTTGTCGTCCTTGCCGCAG
The nucleotide sequence above comes from Mycolicibacterium moriokaense. Encoded proteins:
- a CDS encoding lipoprotein LpqH, producing MKVPDNTPVRLTAVGIALVCVLAGCGKDDKAATSSSSTSATSTSSAPATTTAAEPAANDYSALLISAEDIDAPEPFIADEPMNNPDGMNGIATIFHNESNTAMIGDTITVFADPAEAAAALGKTAETLPTTTVVGDAVPSPIGSDGLLVAGTSPDGTSAVTVLLFQEQNAVVTLQFESAPGDLNPVPPDFVQSVGQLQFDTLKDGLPNITPPPPAGAGASSPVSVTVDGNPANVQGQVVCATNDGKFSIAVGDMATGIIVGLEPDASAVHNVGLGTVDGVVMSFTEGVPGNSATATKEGNTYKISGVASGSSEANPAEQITKPFEITVTCP